In a single window of the Xiphophorus couchianus chromosome 10, X_couchianus-1.0, whole genome shotgun sequence genome:
- the LOC114152053 gene encoding microfibril-associated glycoprotein 4-like isoform X3: MGKDDLVGSAEKWTVRRSEQSSLQNKEVIQRRQDGTVNFFMKWDHYKSGFGNAAGEYWLGLEVMHLLTQNRNYELRVDMEDFDGQKVFAHYSAFSVGPESEGYKLNLGNFIKGAAGDSLSYHSGKKFTTTDKDQDEHVSNCARLTYGGFWYGNCFNANPNGIYTWGPSPHAVGVQWTTFKGLDNSLKTMIMKIRPVDG, encoded by the exons ATGGGCAAAGATGACCTTGTTGGCTCTGCAGAAAAATGGACGGTGAGGAGGAGCGAGCAAAGTTCACTACAAAACAAAGAA GTGATTCAGAGAAGACAGGATGGCACAGTCAACTTCTTCATGAAGTGGGATCATTACAAATCTGGATTTGGGAATGCTGCTGGAGAGTACTGGTTGG gcCTAGAAGTAATGCACCTGCTGACTCAAAACAGAAACTATGAGCTGAGGGTGGACATGGAGGACTTTGATGGTCAGAAGGTGTTTGCTCATTATTCTGCCTTCTCTGTTGGTCCAGAGTCTGAGGGATACAAGCTGAACCTGGGAAATTTCATAAAGGGGGCAGCAG GAGACTCTCTAAGCTATCACAGTGGAAAGAAATTTACGACCACTGACAAAGATCAAGACGAGCATGTCTCAAACTGTGCCAGGCTCACATATGGTGGATTCTGGTATGGGAACTGTTTCAATGCCAACCCAAACGGTATCTACACCTGGGGTCCTTCACCCCATGCAGTTGGTGTGCAATGGACGACTTTCAAAGGGCTCGACAACTCTCTAAAAACCATGATAATGAAAATCAGACCAGTTGATGGGTAA
- the LOC114152053 gene encoding microfibril-associated glycoprotein 4-like isoform X2, protein MMLRVVLALLLPAAAYQSPRPRDCSNIYRSGSGLDGVYTIYPAGPTSPVLVYCDMGKDDLVGSAEKWTVIQRRQDGTVNFFMKWDHYKSGFGNAAGEYWLGLEVMHLLTQNRNYELRVDMEDFDGQKVFAHYSAFSVGPESEGYKLNLGNFIKGAAGDSLSYHSGKKFTTTDKDQDEHVSNCARLTYGGFWYGNCFNANPNGIYTWGPSPHAVGVQWTTFKGLDNSLKTMIMKIRPVDG, encoded by the exons ATGATG CTCAGAGTTGTGTTGGCATTGCTGTTGCCAGCAGCTGCGTATCAGTCGCCTCGGCCCAGAGACTGCAGCAACATCTACAGGTCTGGCTCGGGTCTGGATGGAGTTTACACCATCTACCCAGCAGGCCCCACCTCTCCTGTGCTGGTTTACTGTGATATGGGCAAAGATGACCTTGTTGGCTCTGCAGAAAAATGGACG GTGATTCAGAGAAGACAGGATGGCACAGTCAACTTCTTCATGAAGTGGGATCATTACAAATCTGGATTTGGGAATGCTGCTGGAGAGTACTGGTTGG gcCTAGAAGTAATGCACCTGCTGACTCAAAACAGAAACTATGAGCTGAGGGTGGACATGGAGGACTTTGATGGTCAGAAGGTGTTTGCTCATTATTCTGCCTTCTCTGTTGGTCCAGAGTCTGAGGGATACAAGCTGAACCTGGGAAATTTCATAAAGGGGGCAGCAG GAGACTCTCTAAGCTATCACAGTGGAAAGAAATTTACGACCACTGACAAAGATCAAGACGAGCATGTCTCAAACTGTGCCAGGCTCACATATGGTGGATTCTGGTATGGGAACTGTTTCAATGCCAACCCAAACGGTATCTACACCTGGGGTCCTTCACCCCATGCAGTTGGTGTGCAATGGACGACTTTCAAAGGGCTCGACAACTCTCTAAAAACCATGATAATGAAAATCAGACCAGTTGATGGGTAA
- the LOC114152053 gene encoding microfibril-associated glycoprotein 4-like isoform X1 — translation MMLRVVLALLLPAAAYQSPRPRDCSNIYRSGSGLDGVYTIYPAGPTSPVLVYCDMGKDDLVGSAEKWTVRRSEQSSLQNKEVIQRRQDGTVNFFMKWDHYKSGFGNAAGEYWLGLEVMHLLTQNRNYELRVDMEDFDGQKVFAHYSAFSVGPESEGYKLNLGNFIKGAAGDSLSYHSGKKFTTTDKDQDEHVSNCARLTYGGFWYGNCFNANPNGIYTWGPSPHAVGVQWTTFKGLDNSLKTMIMKIRPVDG, via the exons ATGATG CTCAGAGTTGTGTTGGCATTGCTGTTGCCAGCAGCTGCGTATCAGTCGCCTCGGCCCAGAGACTGCAGCAACATCTACAGGTCTGGCTCGGGTCTGGATGGAGTTTACACCATCTACCCAGCAGGCCCCACCTCTCCTGTGCTGGTTTACTGTGATATGGGCAAAGATGACCTTGTTGGCTCTGCAGAAAAATGGACGGTGAGGAGGAGCGAGCAAAGTTCACTACAAAACAAAGAA GTGATTCAGAGAAGACAGGATGGCACAGTCAACTTCTTCATGAAGTGGGATCATTACAAATCTGGATTTGGGAATGCTGCTGGAGAGTACTGGTTGG gcCTAGAAGTAATGCACCTGCTGACTCAAAACAGAAACTATGAGCTGAGGGTGGACATGGAGGACTTTGATGGTCAGAAGGTGTTTGCTCATTATTCTGCCTTCTCTGTTGGTCCAGAGTCTGAGGGATACAAGCTGAACCTGGGAAATTTCATAAAGGGGGCAGCAG GAGACTCTCTAAGCTATCACAGTGGAAAGAAATTTACGACCACTGACAAAGATCAAGACGAGCATGTCTCAAACTGTGCCAGGCTCACATATGGTGGATTCTGGTATGGGAACTGTTTCAATGCCAACCCAAACGGTATCTACACCTGGGGTCCTTCACCCCATGCAGTTGGTGTGCAATGGACGACTTTCAAAGGGCTCGACAACTCTCTAAAAACCATGATAATGAAAATCAGACCAGTTGATGGGTAA